Proteins from a genomic interval of Salinarchaeum sp. Harcht-Bsk1:
- the glyS gene encoding glycine--tRNA ligase, whose protein sequence is MVAPANAPADLAEEVVELAKRRGYFFQSSEAYGGVAGFYTYGPQGAGLKQNVEDAWRERYAIAEGHQEVDAPTIMPEPVFEASGHLDTFDDMLVSCAECAESHRADHLIEDAPGSTVEDAEALPIPEVEELLREYEITCPNCGEPLAGEPVEDFNLMFGTNIGPGDASPGYLRPETAQGIFVEFPRLKQYARGQLPFGVTQIGRAYRNEISPRKSIVRTREFTQAELEHFIDPELDEPDVEAVADVEVTLYSADAQQAEDGEPIETTIGSAVEDEVVESDWIAYYLGVTKRWYDRVGVDMDRFRFRQHLPGELAHYSSDCWDAEGYAAGDWIEMAGFSYRSDYDLRKHAEYADDDFTVFKQYDEPRTTKRATVDPDMSELGPTFGGAAADIAEALEAIAATDPDRFDAAAAAPAGTVEVTVGEGDDADTYDVPFEHTGYAVEEVTEAGEHLRPHVVEPSFGVDRLVYTLIEHAYREDEVDGEERAYLTLDPEVAPTTVGVFPLMDRDGMGERARDLADDLREIGLSVEYDDSGAIGRRYRRQDEVGTPFCVTVDHDTLEDGTVTIRERDSTAQVRVPADDLPRICRDLRDGVREFSALAEGQPAE, encoded by the coding sequence ATGGTCGCGCCTGCCAACGCACCGGCAGATCTCGCCGAGGAGGTCGTCGAGCTAGCCAAGCGCCGGGGCTACTTCTTCCAGAGTTCGGAGGCCTACGGCGGCGTCGCCGGCTTCTACACCTACGGCCCGCAGGGCGCGGGGCTCAAGCAGAACGTCGAGGACGCCTGGCGCGAGCGGTACGCGATTGCGGAGGGTCACCAGGAGGTCGACGCGCCGACGATCATGCCCGAGCCGGTCTTCGAGGCCTCCGGCCACCTCGACACCTTCGACGACATGCTCGTCTCGTGTGCGGAGTGCGCCGAGAGCCACCGCGCCGATCACCTGATCGAGGACGCCCCCGGCTCGACGGTCGAGGACGCCGAGGCGCTCCCGATCCCCGAGGTTGAGGAACTGCTCCGGGAGTACGAGATCACCTGCCCGAACTGCGGCGAACCCCTCGCCGGCGAGCCGGTCGAGGACTTCAACCTCATGTTCGGCACGAACATCGGCCCCGGCGACGCGTCGCCGGGCTACCTCCGCCCGGAGACCGCCCAGGGCATCTTCGTCGAGTTCCCGCGGCTCAAGCAGTACGCACGCGGCCAGCTTCCCTTCGGCGTCACGCAGATCGGCCGCGCCTACCGCAACGAGATCAGCCCCCGGAAGTCCATCGTCAGGACGCGGGAGTTCACCCAGGCCGAACTCGAGCACTTCATCGACCCCGAACTGGACGAGCCCGACGTCGAGGCCGTCGCAGACGTCGAGGTCACGCTCTACTCCGCGGACGCCCAGCAGGCCGAGGACGGCGAACCGATCGAGACGACGATCGGTTCCGCCGTCGAGGACGAGGTCGTCGAGAGCGACTGGATCGCGTACTACCTCGGCGTCACGAAACGGTGGTACGACCGCGTCGGCGTCGACATGGACCGCTTCCGGTTCCGCCAGCACCTCCCGGGCGAACTCGCCCACTACTCCAGCGACTGCTGGGACGCGGAGGGCTACGCCGCCGGCGACTGGATCGAGATGGCGGGCTTCTCCTATCGCTCCGACTACGACCTCCGCAAGCACGCCGAGTACGCGGACGACGACTTCACCGTCTTCAAGCAGTACGACGAGCCGCGGACGACGAAGCGTGCCACCGTCGATCCGGACATGAGCGAACTCGGTCCCACCTTCGGCGGGGCGGCCGCCGATATCGCCGAGGCGCTCGAAGCCATCGCGGCGACCGACCCGGACCGCTTCGACGCCGCTGCCGCAGCGCCCGCTGGCACCGTCGAAGTGACCGTGGGCGAGGGCGACGACGCGGACACCTACGACGTCCCCTTCGAACACACGGGCTACGCCGTCGAGGAGGTCACCGAAGCCGGCGAGCACCTCCGACCCCACGTCGTCGAGCCGTCCTTCGGCGTCGACCGGCTCGTCTACACGCTCATCGAGCACGCCTACCGCGAGGACGAGGTCGACGGCGAGGAGCGGGCCTACCTCACGCTCGACCCCGAGGTCGCACCGACGACCGTCGGCGTCTTCCCGCTGATGGACAGGGACGGCATGGGCGAGCGCGCTCGCGACCTCGCCGACGACCTTCGCGAGATCGGCCTCTCCGTGGAGTACGACGACTCCGGCGCCATCGGTCGGCGCTACCGCCGCCAGGACGAGGTCGGGACGCCGTTCTGCGTCACCGTCGATCACGACACGCTCGAGGACGGCACCGTGACGATCCGGGAACGCGACTCGACTGCCCAGGTGCGCGTCCCCGCCGACGACCTCCCCCGTATCTGTCGGGACCTGCGGGACGGCGTCCGGGAGTTCTCGGCGCTCGCCGAGGGCCAGCCGGCGGAGTGA
- a CDS encoding inorganic phosphate transporter — MAVTFWALVGLATIAGLSMAWALGANSNSPPFAPAIGANAVSTMRAAFLIGILAALGALTQGGSISETVGSGLILGVDITPLAATAGLLTAAAFMGFGVYSGYPVPAAFATTGAMIGVGLSLGGDPATDTYREIVTFWLLVPPMSGGLAFGTATMLRRDEVPETVGVPLLAAVVGGIVSRIRLGVIPSAPGESQGSLAGFAARAVGGPVVGDVDVVGLLATVVLAAVAFAFVRKRIQDSVEGGIRTFLVLLGSLVAFSSGGSQVGLATGPLEYLYGVELGLPAIVLLGLGALGILAGAWMGAPRLLQATSREYAQLGVRRSIAALVPGFIIAQLAIALGIPISFNNIVISGVIGGGLAAGSAGVSRRKIGVTIAFWLITLAGSIGVGFGLYKLLTTVLGVE; from the coding sequence ATGGCAGTCACCTTCTGGGCCCTCGTCGGGCTCGCGACGATCGCGGGGCTCTCGATGGCCTGGGCGCTCGGGGCGAACAGCAACTCGCCGCCGTTCGCGCCGGCGATCGGCGCCAACGCGGTCTCGACGATGCGAGCGGCGTTCCTCATCGGCATCCTCGCCGCTCTCGGCGCCCTGACCCAGGGCGGGAGCATCTCCGAGACGGTCGGCTCCGGACTGATCCTGGGCGTAGACATCACGCCCCTGGCGGCCACGGCCGGGCTCCTGACTGCGGCGGCGTTCATGGGCTTCGGCGTCTACTCGGGCTACCCGGTCCCGGCGGCGTTCGCGACGACCGGCGCGATGATCGGGGTCGGGCTCTCGCTGGGCGGCGATCCCGCGACCGACACCTACCGGGAGATCGTCACCTTCTGGCTACTGGTGCCGCCGATGTCCGGCGGACTGGCGTTCGGGACGGCGACGATGCTCCGCAGAGACGAGGTGCCCGAAACCGTCGGCGTCCCGCTACTGGCAGCGGTGGTCGGCGGGATCGTGAGCCGGATTCGACTCGGCGTGATTCCGTCCGCGCCGGGCGAGAGCCAAGGGTCGCTCGCGGGGTTCGCCGCGCGTGCCGTCGGTGGGCCAGTCGTGGGTGACGTCGACGTCGTCGGGCTCCTCGCGACGGTCGTGCTCGCAGCAGTGGCCTTCGCGTTCGTCCGCAAGCGGATCCAGGACTCGGTCGAGGGCGGGATCCGCACGTTCCTCGTCCTGCTCGGCAGCCTCGTCGCCTTCTCCAGTGGCGGCAGCCAGGTCGGGCTCGCGACGGGGCCGCTCGAGTACCTCTACGGCGTCGAACTCGGCCTCCCGGCGATCGTCCTGCTCGGCCTCGGCGCGCTCGGCATCCTCGCCGGCGCGTGGATGGGCGCACCGCGCCTCCTGCAGGCCACCTCCCGCGAGTACGCACAACTGGGCGTCCGTCGATCGATCGCTGCGCTCGTGCCGGGGTTCATTATCGCCCAGCTCGCCATCGCGCTGGGCATCCCGATCTCGTTCAACAACATCGTGATCTCCGGCGTGATCGGCGGCGGTCTCGCCGCGGGGAGCGCGGGCGTGTCCCGGCGCAAGATCGGCGTGACGATCGCGTTCTGGCTGATCACGCTCGCGGGCTCGATCGGAGTCGGCTTCGGGCTCTACAAGCTGTTGACGACGGTGCTCGGCGTGGAGTAA
- a CDS encoding universal stress protein: MPPSHVLVVLDGSPRAEAALEHALVEYDCTITVLNVITPVDAGMSEGSILDPDDEREREARERAERLAAEADATAPTVEPVVVADTPVDAVLDYLSEHDVDHVVMGGHGGPRHEIVERILGTVATEVADAAEVPVTIVR; the protein is encoded by the coding sequence GTGCCACCCTCCCACGTCCTGGTCGTCCTCGACGGCTCGCCGCGGGCCGAGGCCGCCCTGGAGCACGCCCTCGTGGAGTACGACTGCACGATCACGGTCCTGAACGTGATCACGCCGGTCGACGCGGGGATGAGCGAGGGATCGATCCTCGACCCGGACGACGAGCGCGAGCGAGAGGCCCGCGAGCGCGCCGAACGACTCGCCGCGGAAGCCGACGCGACCGCGCCGACCGTCGAACCGGTCGTCGTCGCCGACACGCCAGTCGACGCCGTCCTCGACTATCTCTCCGAGCACGACGTCGACCACGTCGTCATGGGCGGTCACGGCGGGCCGCGTCACGAGATCGTCGAGCGGATCCTCGGGACGGTCGCGACGGAGGTCGCTGACGCCGCGGAGGTACCGGTGACGATCGTGCGCTAG
- a CDS encoding ERCC4 domain-containing protein has product MTDGESVATIEHPMLVDGMLERRRYQLQLAGRAMDGHTLVCLPTGLGKTAVSLVVTARRLHEVGGKALLLAPTKPLVEQHAEFYREALEIPDEEIVVFTGKVRPDDRAELWEDARVVIATPQVVENDLIGNRIDLADVTHLTFDECHRGTGDYAYVYIAERYHEDAEQPLVTGMSASPGGDEEEILTVCANLGLRQVEVMTEDDADVDRFTHDTDVEWDTVELPEELIEIRDALADVIEERLERLRELGVTKKRSADLSQRDLNELRGKLQNLIDQDKSEGYEGMSIHAEIMKLRRALEVVETQSIEAVERYFERQRQQARSSGASKASQRFVSDPTIREAIRRVEDFDERHPKFREAHLRLAETLGIEDGERAIVFTESRDTAEVLTEFLGEHFDTRRFVGQGDKDGSDGMTQKEQQETLDAFRAGEFEVLVSTSVAEEGLDVPEVDLVLFYEPVPTAIRSIQRKGRTGRQAKGKVVVLMAEDTRDEAFFWIAKRREEEMADELAELKAMTDELDARLEQAGLDAFATGDAPEAVPAGGAGATPEIAESRTGDGSDDGSEEGSDETPVSTGPSSTEGLTDETAEKPAADGVRRASDGAGSDGKSQASDGGEAEGQADLGSFDASDDAEDGSVPDDTTPHATAETEGFEAVAGSEAAVDETEGDEDEREGTVAAPDPEADAIEVVIDQRELESSIARDLSRKDEIETRLETLAVGDYVCSDRVAVERKTVEDFLDTLLGGDRSLFEQAGDLTRHYERSVVILEGEGVYERRDVHPNAIRGALTSLAVDYGLSIMHSDDPDETVELLATIAGREQADRDREVSVHGEKQSKTLGEQQEYVVASIAEIGPVTARALLAHFGSVRDVMTADEEELLEVDGVGQVTVERILEVVTSEYTGQ; this is encoded by the coding sequence ATGACAGACGGCGAGTCGGTGGCGACGATCGAGCACCCGATGCTCGTCGACGGGATGCTCGAGCGGCGGCGCTACCAGCTCCAGCTCGCGGGCCGCGCGATGGACGGGCACACGCTGGTCTGCCTGCCGACGGGCCTGGGCAAGACCGCAGTCTCGCTGGTCGTGACGGCCCGGCGGCTCCATGAGGTCGGCGGGAAGGCGCTCCTCCTCGCGCCGACGAAGCCGCTCGTCGAGCAACACGCCGAGTTCTACCGGGAGGCCCTGGAGATTCCCGACGAGGAGATCGTCGTGTTCACCGGCAAGGTTCGGCCCGACGATCGCGCGGAACTCTGGGAGGACGCGCGGGTCGTGATCGCCACGCCGCAGGTCGTCGAGAACGACCTGATCGGCAACCGGATCGACCTCGCGGACGTCACCCACCTCACCTTCGACGAGTGCCACCGCGGCACCGGCGACTACGCCTACGTTTACATCGCCGAACGGTACCACGAAGACGCCGAGCAGCCGCTGGTCACGGGGATGAGCGCCTCGCCCGGCGGCGACGAGGAGGAGATCCTGACGGTCTGCGCCAATCTCGGGCTCCGACAGGTCGAGGTGATGACCGAGGACGACGCCGACGTCGATCGGTTCACGCACGACACCGACGTCGAGTGGGACACCGTCGAACTGCCCGAGGAGCTGATCGAGATCAGGGATGCGCTCGCGGACGTGATCGAGGAACGCCTCGAGCGGCTGCGCGAACTCGGCGTGACGAAGAAGCGCAGCGCGGACCTCTCCCAGCGCGACCTGAACGAACTGCGGGGGAAGCTCCAGAACCTCATCGACCAGGACAAGTCGGAGGGCTACGAGGGGATGTCGATCCACGCGGAGATCATGAAGCTCCGGCGCGCGCTGGAGGTCGTCGAGACGCAGTCCATCGAGGCCGTCGAGCGCTACTTCGAGCGCCAGCGCCAGCAGGCCAGGTCGTCGGGGGCTTCGAAGGCGAGCCAGCGGTTCGTCTCCGATCCCACCATACGCGAGGCGATCCGACGCGTCGAGGACTTCGACGAGCGGCATCCCAAGTTCCGGGAGGCACACCTCCGTCTGGCCGAGACGCTCGGCATCGAGGACGGCGAGCGCGCGATCGTCTTTACCGAATCCAGGGACACTGCGGAGGTACTCACCGAGTTCCTGGGCGAGCACTTCGACACGCGGCGGTTCGTCGGTCAGGGGGACAAGGATGGCTCCGACGGGATGACCCAAAAGGAGCAACAGGAGACCCTCGACGCGTTCCGCGCGGGAGAGTTCGAGGTGCTCGTTTCGACGTCCGTCGCCGAGGAAGGCCTCGACGTCCCCGAAGTCGACCTCGTCCTCTTCTACGAGCCCGTGCCCACGGCGATCCGCTCGATCCAGCGCAAGGGCCGAACGGGCCGACAGGCGAAGGGAAAGGTCGTGGTGTTGATGGCCGAGGACACCCGCGACGAGGCCTTCTTCTGGATCGCGAAGCGTCGCGAGGAGGAGATGGCAGACGAGCTGGCCGAGCTCAAGGCGATGACCGACGAACTCGACGCCCGGCTCGAACAGGCCGGGCTCGACGCGTTCGCGACCGGCGACGCGCCGGAGGCGGTACCAGCGGGTGGCGCTGGAGCGACCCCCGAAATCGCCGAGTCGAGGACCGGTGACGGGAGCGACGATGGAAGTGAGGAGGGAAGTGACGAAACCCCCGTTTCGACTGGACCGTCTTCGACGGAGGGTCTGACGGACGAAACCGCCGAGAAACCGGCTGCAGACGGCGTCAGACGCGCGTCTGACGGAGCCGGAAGCGACGGGAAATCGCAAGCAAGCGATGGGGGAGAGGCCGAGGGCCAGGCGGACCTCGGCTCGTTCGACGCGAGCGACGACGCGGAGGACGGTTCCGTGCCAGACGATACCACACCACATGCTACAGCCGAAACAGAGGGGTTCGAAGCAGTGGCCGGTAGCGAGGCTGCAGTCGACGAAACCGAGGGAGACGAGGACGAGCGCGAGGGCACCGTCGCGGCCCCCGATCCCGAAGCCGACGCGATCGAGGTCGTCATCGACCAGCGCGAGTTGGAGTCCTCGATCGCGAGAGATCTCTCCCGCAAGGACGAGATCGAGACGCGCCTCGAGACGCTGGCCGTCGGCGACTACGTCTGCTCCGATCGCGTCGCGGTCGAGCGCAAGACCGTGGAGGACTTCCTCGATACCTTGCTGGGCGGCGATCGCTCGCTCTTCGAGCAGGCCGGCGACCTGACGCGGCACTACGAACGCTCCGTCGTAATCTTAGAGGGCGAGGGCGTCTACGAGCGCCGGGACGTCCACCCGAACGCGATCCGCGGTGCGCTCACCTCACTCGCCGTGGACTACGGACTCTCGATCATGCACAGCGACGACCCCGACGAGACGGTGGAGCTGCTCGCGACGATCGCCGGTCGCGAGCAGGCCGATCGGGATCGCGAGGTGTCCGTCCACGGCGAGAAGCAATCGAAGACGCTCGGCGAACAGCAGGAGTACGTCGTCGCCTCGATCGCCGAGATCGGCCCCGTGACGGCGCGGGCCCTGCTCGCACACTTCGGGAGCGTCCGCGACGTGATGACCGCCGACGAAGAGGAACTGCTGGAAGTCGACGGCGTCGGGCAGGTGACGGTGGAGCGGATTCTCGAGGTCGTGACGAGCGAGTACACGGGGCAGTAG
- a CDS encoding Sjogren's syndrome/scleroderma autoantigen 1 family protein has product MSDADDSGFDKEAERERLREKYEREKEDRAAAEQMSDLLLKGATMTNAHCGECGSPIFRVDGQEFCPNCNVETEESAATHEPAADEAPADAAGTEDDATAEPSPDEQLADVISSGADAEPEPTGGTSIAERAAASVQSDDAGTASSQPSGESSGSDEPPAQPTDPAPQPAADASLADAQQSLLNAITHHARAATDADPRAAKDHLEAASEAAEALAEISPEN; this is encoded by the coding sequence ATGAGCGACGCCGACGACTCCGGATTCGACAAAGAGGCCGAGCGGGAACGCCTCCGCGAGAAGTACGAGCGCGAGAAGGAAGATCGCGCGGCCGCCGAGCAGATGAGCGACCTCTTGCTCAAGGGCGCGACGATGACGAACGCCCACTGCGGCGAGTGTGGCTCACCGATCTTCCGCGTCGACGGTCAGGAGTTCTGCCCGAACTGCAACGTGGAAACCGAGGAGTCCGCTGCGACCCACGAACCGGCAGCGGACGAGGCCCCCGCAGACGCAGCGGGCACCGAGGACGACGCCACTGCGGAGCCGTCCCCCGACGAACAGCTCGCAGACGTCATCTCCAGCGGTGCGGACGCCGAGCCCGAACCGACCGGCGGCACCTCGATCGCCGAGCGCGCTGCTGCCTCGGTCCAATCCGACGATGCGGGGACGGCGTCGAGCCAGCCGAGTGGCGAATCATCTGGCTCGGACGAGCCGCCAGCACAGCCGACCGACCCCGCCCCACAGCCCGCCGCCGACGCGAGCCTCGCCGACGCCCAGCAGTCGCTGTTGAACGCGATCACCCACCACGCCCGCGCGGCGACCGACGCCGATCCCCGGGCGGCGAAGGACCACCTCGAAGCCGCCAGTGAGGCCGCCGAGGCGCTCGCGGAGATCAGCCCGGAGAACTGA
- a CDS encoding nucleoside hydrolase — protein MTTDDRLRRDDADGRAPTGTVEEPIPVVLATDIGSDVDDTWALAQLLRTPELDLQLVLTETGEARYRGEVAAKLLERADRTDVPIGLGVEDGAMAADDRHQGPWVDDYDLESYPGTVHEDGVGAFVDLVAATESPVTVISIAPTPSVAAALDRDPELAESCRFVGMHGSFYIGYDGTPERDAETNVRVDPAAFRRVLAADWRDVLLTPLDTCGLLTLDGERYNAIWSATDDPLLRSVIENVCIFAPRVPWMPYEDFTRRSSTLFDSVAVDLARTESFVEVERARFDVTDDGLTVPGEGGEFEARVALEWADLDGFEAYLTETLLGR, from the coding sequence GTGACGACCGACGATCGATTGCGACGCGACGACGCTGACGGGCGGGCGCCCACTGGAACGGTCGAGGAGCCGATCCCGGTCGTGCTCGCGACGGACATCGGCAGCGACGTGGACGACACCTGGGCGCTCGCACAGCTCCTCCGGACCCCGGAGTTGGACCTCCAGCTCGTGCTCACCGAGACCGGCGAAGCGCGCTACCGTGGCGAGGTCGCCGCGAAGCTTCTCGAGCGCGCCGACCGGACCGACGTGCCGATCGGCCTCGGCGTCGAAGACGGCGCGATGGCGGCGGACGACCGGCATCAGGGCCCGTGGGTCGACGACTACGACCTCGAGTCCTACCCGGGCACGGTCCACGAGGACGGCGTGGGCGCGTTCGTCGACCTGGTCGCGGCTACGGAGTCGCCCGTGACGGTGATCTCGATCGCGCCGACGCCGAGCGTCGCGGCAGCGCTCGACCGCGACCCGGAACTCGCCGAGTCCTGCCGGTTCGTCGGAATGCACGGCAGCTTCTACATCGGCTACGACGGTACCCCCGAGCGCGACGCCGAGACGAACGTCCGGGTCGATCCAGCCGCGTTCCGCCGGGTCCTCGCCGCGGACTGGCGGGACGTCCTCCTGACGCCGCTGGACACCTGCGGGCTGCTCACCCTGGACGGAGAGCGGTACAACGCGATCTGGTCGGCGACCGACGATCCGCTGCTCCGGAGCGTGATCGAGAACGTCTGCATCTTCGCGCCGCGCGTCCCGTGGATGCCCTACGAGGACTTTACGCGACGCTCCTCGACGCTGTTCGACTCGGTCGCCGTGGACCTCGCTCGGACCGAGTCGTTCGTCGAGGTCGAGCGCGCACGCTTCGACGTCACCGACGACGGGCTCACGGTGCCCGGCGAGGGCGGCGAGTTCGAGGCACGGGTGGCCCTGGAGTGGGCGGACCTCGACGGCTTCGAGGCGTACCTAACCGAGACGCTGCTCGGCCGATAG
- the mdh gene encoding malate dehydrogenase, producing MTKVSVVGAAGTVGAAAGYNLALRDVVDELVFVDIPDQEDTTIGQAADTNHGIAYDSNTRVRQGDYADTAGSDVVVITAGIPRQPGQTRIDLAGDNAPIMDDIGSSLAEHNDDFVTVTTSNPVDLLNRHLYETGERAREKVIGFGGRLDSARFRYVLSERFETPVKNVEATILGEHGDAQVPVFSKLRVDGTDPEYDADEKEAILGELQESAMDVIERKGATQWGPATGVAHTVEAILEDTGEVLPCSVVLDGEFGYEDTAFGVPVKLGSNGVEEVVEWELDEYEEELMDDAAEKLSEQYDEIA from the coding sequence ATGACGAAAGTTAGCGTGGTCGGCGCGGCCGGGACGGTCGGCGCCGCCGCAGGCTACAACCTCGCGCTCCGGGACGTGGTGGACGAACTCGTCTTCGTGGACATCCCCGACCAGGAAGACACGACGATCGGCCAGGCGGCCGACACCAACCACGGCATCGCCTACGACTCGAACACGCGCGTGCGGCAGGGCGACTACGCCGACACCGCTGGCTCCGACGTCGTCGTCATCACGGCCGGCATCCCGCGACAGCCCGGCCAGACCCGCATCGACCTCGCGGGCGATAACGCGCCGATCATGGACGACATCGGCTCGTCGCTCGCCGAGCACAACGACGACTTCGTCACGGTGACGACCTCGAACCCCGTCGACCTGCTCAACCGCCACCTCTACGAGACGGGCGAGCGCGCTCGGGAGAAAGTGATCGGCTTCGGCGGCCGCCTCGACTCCGCACGATTCCGCTACGTCCTCTCCGAGCGCTTCGAGACGCCCGTCAAGAACGTCGAGGCCACGATCCTCGGCGAGCACGGCGACGCGCAGGTCCCCGTGTTCTCGAAGCTCCGCGTCGACGGCACGGACCCCGAGTACGACGCCGACGAGAAGGAGGCGATCCTGGGCGAACTCCAGGAGTCCGCGATGGACGTCATCGAGCGCAAGGGCGCGACGCAGTGGGGCCCGGCGACCGGCGTCGCTCACACCGTCGAGGCCATCCTCGAGGACACCGGCGAGGTCCTGCCCTGCTCCGTCGTCCTCGACGGCGAGTTCGGGTACGAGGACACCGCCTTCGGCGTTCCCGTCAAGCTCGGTTCCAACGGCGTCGAGGAGGTCGTCGAGTGGGAACTCGACGAGTACGAGGAAGAGCTGATGGACGACGCTGCCGAGAAACTCTCCGAGCAGTACGACGAAATCGCGTAG
- a CDS encoding DHH family phosphoesterase, producing the protein MDDDLIDDRDLSPERRSLLPGEGFFVPDSFEEELEAQEAAEALAGVSVAVVADPDADGLACVALLREVYGEAALIPTGPHDLEDGMEYVAEYGEDDLRAFVCDLSPDRFEYVEEELAALVETASEVRWFDHHQWDESVADAVRETGVDLVVGDSEEECTADVALRSLDYEFPAHLHELAAVTRDHDLWIKDDPRSDDISDYSYWVEDEETYVEVVREHGPDLPEETMAMLEERRVEKTDRIERALRRAEFREIGPWTVGITYGRCSQNEVAEGMREEGADASVIVKPSGPASIRGTDDFERAHEVAGKVNGGGHPKAAGCKPDVYEDMLDYAHHWTTQGAVCKQAIIDAFRTVAAEVDHDPDSPEE; encoded by the coding sequence ATGGACGACGATCTCATCGACGATCGCGATCTCTCGCCGGAGCGCCGCTCCCTGCTCCCCGGCGAGGGCTTCTTCGTACCCGACTCCTTCGAGGAGGAACTCGAGGCCCAGGAGGCGGCCGAGGCGCTCGCCGGCGTCTCCGTCGCCGTCGTCGCCGACCCCGACGCCGACGGACTCGCCTGCGTCGCGTTGCTCCGGGAGGTCTACGGCGAGGCGGCGTTGATCCCGACCGGTCCCCACGACCTCGAGGACGGCATGGAGTACGTCGCCGAGTACGGCGAGGACGACCTCCGCGCGTTCGTCTGTGACCTCTCCCCCGACCGCTTCGAGTACGTCGAGGAGGAACTCGCCGCGCTCGTCGAGACCGCGAGCGAGGTCCGGTGGTTCGACCACCACCAGTGGGACGAATCGGTCGCCGACGCCGTCCGCGAGACCGGCGTGGACCTCGTCGTCGGCGACTCGGAGGAGGAGTGCACCGCGGACGTCGCGCTGCGTTCCCTCGATTACGAGTTCCCCGCGCACCTCCACGAACTCGCCGCAGTGACGCGGGATCACGACCTCTGGATCAAGGACGATCCCCGTAGCGACGACATCTCCGATTACTCCTACTGGGTCGAGGACGAGGAGACCTACGTCGAGGTCGTTCGCGAGCACGGTCCCGACCTCCCCGAGGAGACGATGGCGATGCTCGAGGAGCGTCGCGTCGAGAAGACCGACCGCATCGAGCGCGCGCTCCGTCGCGCGGAGTTCCGGGAGATCGGCCCCTGGACCGTCGGGATCACCTACGGCCGCTGCTCCCAGAACGAGGTCGCCGAAGGGATGCGCGAGGAGGGCGCCGACGCCTCCGTCATCGTCAAGCCCTCCGGCCCGGCCTCGATTCGTGGCACCGACGACTTCGAGCGTGCCCACGAAGTTGCGGGGAAGGTCAACGGCGGCGGCCACCCGAAGGCGGCGGGCTGCAAACCCGACGTCTACGAAGACATGCTGGACTACGCGCACCACTGGACGACGCAAGGAGCCGTCTGCAAGCAGGCGATTATCGACGCGTTCCGGACGGTCGCGGCGGAGGTCGACCACGATCCCGACTCCCCCGAGGAGTAG